Proteins found in one Anopheles aquasalis chromosome 3, idAnoAquaMG_Q_19, whole genome shotgun sequence genomic segment:
- the LOC126575810 gene encoding ras GTPase-activating protein raskol isoform X2, whose amino-acid sequence MNPTIHITAIENDDRRKSTFYISLKADSISSARIDTKLPFIKNMQLCSSVAELNERSMETVCIDQPSQDDSIRTSRMKRYGVVLNANSNNLTDRENTTAWRSNIETPIAKEKVMSDPTSSKAIFDSSKVPITLLPTVGTGTVHSNSSTLSSECTLQSSGTTKKSINFIRRSSSIKLYRHNSLMKTITPKCAISSFDVCQANVPVKALDTKQLSKFLSDRTANDSILRAILSRDENEIQLKTSPNADGSDEVLCLQSSALTLPARDKKRVCSSSLSNFFLKRSFRSTPLKRTKSVTKVNVSTCETDDLRLSRSHENLLSNHVSLSSIDYPNRGTISILPVHASLLGHRHGFQIYSDSCGVKHYTCKSRQERDLWLHGLRKMLIPNNINTLRKDNSLKIWIYEAKSLPSKKRYFCEIYLDNVLYGRTSSKLNKDILFWGECLEFLDIPKPKIIKINVYCEADKKKRRDNFLLIGSVSIRIQDVMPHGLCEDWYPILAEKMEGIRKRSSKQSQSTIRIKCRFQSLTILPINEYQEFLTYLKENYVKLCELIEPVIGVKAKEEIGQALVLVMHSQNMVPTFLADVVALDLLRVDDQRLTFRGNSLATKSMEAFLKLCGEQYLQDTLFAPIVKIIDSGRDCEVDPMKTDGMLLKQQQELRSTVEMIWKAILSSIDFFPLELRVCFSTFRDRLKTLGREDIADNLISASLFLRFLCPAILSPSLFNITNGMYGRYYYTPSS is encoded by the exons ATGAATCCGACGATACACATTACTGCGATAGAAAACGACGATCGTCGGAAGTCAACTTTCTACATATCACTGAAAGCTGATAGCATCAGTTCTGCGAGAATAGATACAAAGCTTCctttcataaaaaatatgcAACTATGCTCCTCTGTGGCTGAATTGAATGAACGTTCAATGGAGACTGTTTGCATAGATCAGCCAAGCCAAGATGACTCCATCCGCACCTCTAGAATGAAGCGATATGGCGTTGTACTCAATGCGAATTCTAATAACCTAACAGATCGTGAAAATACCACTGCATGGAGGAGCAATATTGAAACACCTATAGCAAAGGAAAAAGTAATGTCAGATCCAACAAGCTCTAAGGCTATTTTCGATTCGTCGAAGGTTCCAATCACTTTGTTGCCAACCGTTGGAACGGGAACTGTCCATAGTAACTCTTCTACTTTATCTTCGGAATGCACATTGCAGTCTTctggaacaacaaaaaagtcaATTAACTTCATTCGACGATCTTCATCAATTAAACTATATAGACACAATTCTTTAATGAAAACAATTACCCCAAAATGTGCCATAAGTAGCTTTGATGTATGTCAAGCAAATGTGCCAGTGAAAGCACTAGATACCAAGCAACTTTCCAAATTCCTGTCGGATAGAACTGCGAATGATTCTATTCTGCGTGCCATACTCAGCCGAGAcgaaaatgaaatccaattGAAAACCTCACCAAATGCAG ATGGATCAGACGAAGTGCTTTGTCTTCAAAGTTCAGCTCTTACACTACCAGCAAGAGACAAAAAAAGAGTatgttcatcatcattatcaaacttttttttaaagcg CTCGTTTCGATCAACCCCTTTAAAGCGAACCAAATCTGTTACGAAAGTAAATGTATCTACGTGCGAAACAGACGACCTACGCCTTTCACGATCTCATGAAAATTTGCTTTCCAATCATGTATCTTTATCGTCAATTGACTATCCAAATAGGGGTACAATTAGTATTCTTCCTGTTCATGCATCGCTCCTTGGACACCGCCATGGCTTCCAAATTTATAGTGATTCATGCGGTGTTAAACATTACACGTGCAAGTCACGCCAAGAACGGGATCTGTGGTTACACGGTTTACGTAAAATGCTTATTCCTAACAATATCAATACACTGCGAAAGGATAATTCCCTTAAAATATGGATTTATGAAGCCAAGTCACTGCCGTCCAAAAAACGTTATTTTTGTGAGATATATCTGGACAATGTTTTGTATGGGCGCACTTCTTCCAAACTCAACAAAGATATATTATTTTGGGGTGAATGTTTGGAATTTCTTGATATACCTAAACCAAAAATTATCAAGATAAATGTGTATTGCGaagctgataaaaaaaagcggcGCGACAATTTTTTACTGATTGGATCGGTTAGTATTCGTATTCAAGATGTAATGCCGCATGGTTTATGCGAAGATTGGTATCCCATTCTGGCGGAAAAGATGGAGGGTATACGCAAACGCTCTTCTAAACAATCTCAATCCACTATAAGAATAAAGTGCCGATTCCAATCGCTTACCATACTGCCAATAAATGAATATCAAGAATTTTTAACATATCTCAAAGAAAACTATGTAAAACTATGCGAATTAATTGAACCTGTTATAGGAGTTAAAGCTAAAGAAGAGATTGGGCAAgctttggtgttggtgatgcacTCACAAAACATGGTACCTACTTTCCTTGCTGACGTAGTCGCTTTGGATTTGTTACGAGTCGATGATCAACGGCTTACGTTTCGTGGAAACTCTCTAGCAACTAAAAGCATGGAAGCATTCTTGAAACTGTGTGGAGAACAATATTTACAAGATACTTTATTTGCACCGATTGTAAAAATCATTGACTCTGGACGAGACTGTGAAGTAGATCCCATGAAGACCGATGGGATGCTATTAAAACAACAGCAGGAATTGCGTAGCACTGTTGAAATGATATGGAAAGCCATTTTAAGcagtattgatttttttccattgGAATTGCGAGTTTGTTTTTCGACCTTTCGCGATCGTTTAAAAACATTAGGACGAGAAGATATTGCAGATAATTTAATTAGTGCTTCATTATTTCTGCGATTCCTTTGTCCAGCCATTCTTTCGCCAAGTCTGTTCAACATAACGAATGGTATGTATGGTCGATATTActacactccttccagttag
- the LOC126575803 gene encoding small subunit processome component 20 homolog isoform X3 translates to MKNRPVKHKSSNNFHFKSFRDRIKEVDIRRSALYRLEETSEDRLSEQSGTFFYAALKTWSVLNLTNEYAEYQRLFKDSNTLSLLLFNKNDIMAHLLNCLRKTSDAAVQPLLELVVAVAKDLRKEFHNYFASVFNVLVPFLHSSSADRVEWTLICLAHLFKALRGFLRNHFTNIFDLLVPLLNESDSVHHAVNFATECLGYLARDLKEKRTLIDMLLKFQMQNDARTSVCGHVLFEILNGVQNQFHTTAKQTMQQYFDILQQLNQDDSDHLQEILTQTITDIVEYIHPGDIVIFWDTVRNTIEHCINLLSIQQIEVTSTSTDPNIITYLTRILQLAGIVLEYKDGKLLGNSAPTVVSQLIRLLAFSPSNCDGFSETIVSHIIILLRSKNIQLSHLEASRLTRNMLMLDKRSLYERFISSTVHCPVFETLIWPCFVKKLDDDFDDARLLFLADLLLQKVPQSVNGLQLSKWKPYPVQVMSNGKVQFYIDSMLAADVLEVENVLEQFELYLCALIVLPHLTCFKAKAEIAKNLIKFVLSLVHVAETAVSNIPEKKKLAKIVQLITRVYWAS, encoded by the exons ATGAAGAACAGACCCGTGAAGCACAAATCATccaataattttcattttaaatccTTCCGTGATCGAATCAAAGAAGTCGACATTCGCCGCAGCGCATTGTATCGCTTGGAAGAAACTTCCGAAGATAGACTCTCAGAGCAAAGTGGTACTTTTTTCTACGCGGCGCTTAAGACATGGTCGGTCTTAAATTTAACAAACGAATACGCCGAATATCAACGTCTATTTAAAGATTCGAACACGCTGTCCTTGCTACTCTTCAACAAAAATGATATCATGGCCCATCTTCTGAACTGTTTGCGAAAAACATCAGATGCGGCTGTGCAGCCGTTACTGGAGTTGGTGGTAGCAGTGGCGAAAGATTTGCGGAAAGAATTTCATAATTACTTTGCATCCGTGTTCAATGTACTGGTCCCGTTTCTTCACTCTTCCAGCGCCGATCGCGTAGAGTGGACACTGATTTGTCTGGCACATCTATTTAAAGCACTAAGGGGCTTTCTACGAAACCATTTTACAAATATTTTTGATCTGCTAGTGCCACTACTTAACGAATCTGATTCCGTTCATCATGCCGTGAACTTTGCAACCGAATGCCTCGGATATCTTGCACGAGATCTTAAGGAGAAGCGAACGTTGATTGATATGCTGTTAAAATTCCAGATGCAGAACGACGCTAGAACATCCGTATGCGGTCATGTACTGTTTGAAATATTGAACGGAGTGCAGAACCAATTCCACACAACAGCTAAACAAACGATGCAGCAGTACTTCGATATACTGCAGCAACTAAATCAGGACGATAGTGACCATTTGCAGGAAATTCTGACTCAAACTATTACAGATATTGTTGAGTACATTCATCCTGGAGATATAGTCATATTTTGGGACACCGTTCGAAACACTATCGAACATTGCATAAACCTGCTCAGTATTCAGCAAATTGAAGtcacaagcaccagcaccgatccTAATATCATAACATATTTAACACGAATATTGCAGTTGGCTGGAATAGTACTGGAGTATAAAGATGGCAAGCTTCTCGGAAATAGTGCCCCAACAGTTGTGTCGCAGCTGATACGATTACTTGCTTTCTCGCCTAGTAACTGCGACGGGTTTTCCGAAACAATCGTCAGCCACATCAtaattttgcttcgatcgaagAACATTCAGCTGTCGCACTTGGAAGCTAGCCGCTTGACGAGAAACATGTTGATGCTCGACAAGCGTTCCCTGTATGAAAGATTCATCTCATCAACTGTACATTGTCCTGTATTTGAAACGCTTATTTGGCCATGTTTTGTGAAAAAGCTTGACGATGATTTCGACGATGCTCGTCTTCTGTTTCTGGCTGATCTGCTGCTACAGAAAGTTCCACAAAGCGTCAACGGCCTGCAGTTATCTAAATGGAAACCCTACCCAGTACAAGTTATGTCCAACGGAAAAGTTCAATTTTATATAGACTCTATGCTCGCTGCTGATGTGCTAGAAGTAGAGAATGTACTAGAGCAGTTTGAATTGTACCTTTGTGCGTTGATCGTACTGCCACATCTGACATGCTTCAAAGCGAAAGCAGAAATCGCGAAAAATTTAATCAAGTTTGTGTTATCGCTAGTGCATGTTGCCGAAACAGCAGTATCCAACAtaccagaaaaaaagaaattggcCAAAATTGTTCAACTAATTACG aGAGTCTACTGGGCATCATAA